CAACTATTCTGCTTTCCACTGGATTGTTAGAAGATAGCGATAACCAATTAACAAATGAGAAAAAAATTACGCTTTTCCAGCTAATTCGTTCAGCAAGTAATAATATGGCTCGCTTACTGGACGAAGTTCTCCTGCTAGGAAAAGCTGATTCAGGTAAGCTTAAATTTCAACCCAATCTTCTAGATATAGAACAGTTTTGCTGCAAATTAGTTGAAGAATTAAAACTTAGTATTAATCACAAAGAACTTAATTTAGTTTTTGCCAGTCAAGGTAAATTCGATCGGGGATTATGGGATGAAAATTTACTGCGACATATTTTAAATAATTTACTGGCGAATGCGATCAAGTATTCCGGTGAAGGTGGTACAATTAGGTTTGAATTGATTAGCAGTGAAGAAACAGTAATTTTGCGAATTCAAGACTGGGGAATTGGTATTCCGACTGAAGACCAAAAACATCTATTTGAACCTTTTCACCGAGCGAATAATGTTGGCAAAATTCCCGGTACGGGTTTGGGATTGGCAATTGTTAAAATGTGCGTCGAGGCGCATCAAGGAAAGATTACATTTGAAAGTGATGAAGGAGTAGGAACGACTTTTACTGTTAAATTGCCTC
The Oscillatoria salina IIICB1 DNA segment above includes these coding regions:
- a CDS encoding hybrid sensor histidine kinase/response regulator translates to MLGSLVKILLVEDSLAEARLLQEVLKGAQIKFNLVHVKRLQDALARLQEDYFDVILLDLTLPDSEGLNSLAPLNHQAPSIPVVVLTNTNDDDLAVEAVRQGAQDYLVKRNINLDVLVRSLRYAIERKQVLETLRANNQVLEMRVRERTEELAKAQEINQLKSEFVSMLSHDFRNPLTTILLSTGLLEDSDNQLTNEKKITLFQLIRSASNNMARLLDEVLLLGKADSGKLKFQPNLLDIEQFCCKLVEELKLSINHKELNLVFASQGKFDRGLWDENLLRHILNNLLANAIKYSGEGGTIRFELISSEETVILRIQDWGIGIPTEDQKHLFEPFHRANNVGKIPGTGLGLAIVKMCVEAHQGKITFESDEGVGTTFTVKLPLLQEAA